The following proteins come from a genomic window of Paenibacillus spongiae:
- a CDS encoding alkaline phosphatase family protein: MTSTRNKKVVTLALSLTLMGSAPNVLTIPQAFAQSDAAVQAAEQSTAQARTYKIPNSNRGEDLNQLKFTGGWSHGGDSYTNEKDAYFELTFTGKQVQLYGAKDKAHGIAAISIDGGPETMVDLYASARANQIYFTSPELPSGTHTVKVRVTGDKNPQSQNSYVVMENAQIVVDSSFMSLSGPSGMVSGSENAFELSYIGNLDQILPNSAVIQYDPSKFEVIGAASLQNGVIVGPIEHLDNGKVKLVFSSNQPISAGIKTPIVNLKLKTKDSVTSSSSIALTNLSVTTIEGQEVEITQPSIKKVDIFETEEITLDRSTLSLKAGGFDLIDLNWTPASVLNPNIHWVSSDNSIVKVEPYPNAAKRFKVTGLKAGKATITALSSNEKSQKTIEVEVSNSMDVNRDGYLTKEDMHLTGQLSGSQTGDHKWEQSSKADINGDGKVNGQDVKLIQEELKEHNDIPYKHVFIIGLDGAGNFVQHANAPRMKQFFSEGAVTFHAKTEDYSSSAPSWGAMLHGVGFNTHKEDNATIGNPFAENVPYPSFFKLLKQERPAAKMAAMMNWNPIYNGLIERSADVYNESAGDNAITQKIAEYVKTKGKNTQITFIQLDDIDGAGHSHDYGSAKYYEQYEKTDKNVGIILDAIEEAGLMEDSLIIMSTDHGGHNYTHATTDPLDTTIFWAAKGKGIEPGTVITDAVQIKDTAAVVAKALRLDAPAAWEGKVPEGLFQEKNNNGLGN, from the coding sequence ATGACTTCTACTCGCAACAAAAAGGTGGTTACCTTGGCACTAAGCTTAACCCTCATGGGCAGTGCGCCGAACGTATTGACGATTCCCCAAGCCTTCGCTCAATCCGATGCAGCTGTTCAAGCTGCGGAACAAAGCACCGCTCAAGCCAGAACTTATAAAATTCCGAATTCCAATCGCGGCGAAGATTTAAACCAATTGAAATTTACCGGCGGCTGGTCCCATGGCGGCGATTCGTATACGAATGAAAAAGATGCTTATTTCGAGTTGACTTTTACCGGCAAGCAAGTGCAGCTGTATGGGGCCAAAGACAAGGCTCATGGAATCGCTGCAATCTCCATCGACGGCGGGCCCGAAACGATGGTTGACTTATATGCCTCCGCCCGGGCAAATCAAATCTACTTCACGAGTCCCGAGCTGCCATCCGGCACGCATACGGTTAAAGTACGCGTAACGGGAGATAAAAATCCGCAATCCCAAAATTCGTATGTCGTCATGGAAAATGCCCAAATTGTCGTTGATTCCAGCTTCATGAGCTTGTCCGGTCCGTCTGGTATGGTATCCGGTTCTGAGAATGCATTTGAACTTAGTTATATCGGCAATCTGGACCAAATCCTGCCCAATAGCGCCGTTATTCAATATGACCCGAGCAAATTTGAAGTCATCGGTGCAGCATCGCTGCAAAACGGAGTAATCGTCGGCCCCATTGAACATTTGGATAACGGAAAGGTTAAGCTTGTTTTTTCAAGCAATCAGCCTATATCTGCCGGCATCAAAACTCCGATTGTTAACCTTAAACTAAAAACAAAAGATAGTGTGACAAGCTCCAGCAGCATAGCGCTTACGAATCTTTCCGTCACGACGATTGAAGGCCAGGAAGTCGAAATCACCCAGCCGTCCATCAAAAAGGTTGACATTTTCGAAACGGAAGAAATCACGCTGGATCGTTCCACGCTTTCCTTGAAAGCCGGCGGCTTTGATCTTATCGATTTGAACTGGACGCCGGCAAGCGTCTTAAACCCGAACATCCACTGGGTTTCGAGCGATAACAGCATCGTAAAAGTAGAGCCGTATCCAAACGCCGCGAAACGCTTCAAAGTGACGGGTTTAAAAGCAGGCAAAGCGACGATTACCGCCTTATCGTCCAATGAAAAGTCACAAAAAACCATTGAAGTGGAAGTATCCAACTCTATGGATGTCAATCGAGACGGTTACCTTACGAAAGAGGATATGCATTTAACAGGCCAATTGTCAGGATCCCAAACGGGAGACCATAAATGGGAACAATCCTCCAAAGCAGACATTAACGGTGATGGCAAAGTAAATGGCCAGGATGTCAAGCTGATTCAGGAAGAATTGAAGGAGCATAACGATATTCCTTATAAGCATGTGTTCATTATCGGATTGGATGGAGCCGGGAACTTCGTGCAGCATGCGAATGCGCCCAGAATGAAACAGTTTTTCTCGGAAGGTGCCGTTACCTTCCATGCAAAAACGGAAGATTACTCATCAAGCGCACCGTCATGGGGCGCAATGCTGCATGGCGTAGGCTTCAATACGCATAAGGAAGACAATGCAACGATCGGCAATCCTTTTGCGGAAAATGTCCCTTACCCTTCTTTCTTCAAACTGCTGAAGCAAGAACGCCCTGCGGCAAAAATGGCAGCCATGATGAACTGGAATCCAATCTACAACGGATTAATCGAGCGTTCAGCCGATGTATATAATGAATCTGCCGGTGACAACGCGATCACGCAAAAAATTGCAGAATATGTTAAGACAAAAGGAAAAAATACTCAGATTACCTTTATTCAATTAGATGATATTGACGGAGCCGGTCATTCCCACGATTACGGCAGTGCTAAATACTATGAGCAATATGAGAAAACCGATAAAAATGTAGGGATTATTCTGGATGCCATTGAGGAAGCCGGGTTAATGGAAGACAGTCTCATCATCATGTCGACCGACCATGGCGGGCACAATTATACGCATGCCACTACGGACCCTCTTGACACGACGATTTTCTGGGCTGCGAAAGGCAAAGGTATCGAACCGGGAACTGTAATCACGGATGCCGTGCAAATCAAAGATACGGCTGCCGTTGTTGCGAAAGCATTGCGGCTGGATGCTCCCGCCGCATGGGAAGGAAAAGTTCCTGAAGGATTATTTCAGGAAAAGAATAACAATGGATTAGGGAATTAG
- a CDS encoding GyrI-like domain-containing protein produces the protein MMNITIVNDTREFQLYGVSMQAEGNASIPEAMKKLLDEVWREVRGKKLPHKGINHVLYDRDRILFAGVELHSTPDAGTVLARKDISFQHYAYWKHIGPYNQLGATHESMRQAIRASGRQHTYPYMEIYGHWDEDPYKLQTEILYPLQLVKPGEESAIAGARL, from the coding sequence ATGATGAATATAACGATTGTGAATGACACACGGGAATTTCAATTGTATGGCGTTTCCATGCAGGCCGAAGGCAATGCCAGCATCCCGGAAGCAATGAAGAAGCTGCTGGATGAGGTTTGGAGGGAAGTGCGGGGGAAGAAGCTGCCTCACAAAGGCATCAATCATGTTCTCTATGACCGCGACCGTATTCTGTTCGCAGGCGTCGAGCTTCATTCAACACCGGATGCCGGCACTGTGCTGGCGAGGAAGGATATCAGCTTTCAGCACTATGCATACTGGAAGCATATTGGGCCTTACAACCAATTAGGCGCTACTCATGAGAGCATGCGGCAAGCGATTCGAGCGTCAGGCAGACAGCATACATATCCTTACATGGAAATTTACGGCCATTGGGATGAGGATCCATATAAGCTGCAGACGGAGATTTTATATCCGCTTCAACTAGTGAAGCCGGGAGAAGAATCGGCAATAGCAGGCGCACGGCTATAA
- a CDS encoding Ger(x)C family spore germination protein codes for MIRLAKLCLGVTLLFALTGCWGSKTIQSMDYATAIGLDYKDGLFHSYVQVLSFSQVAKTETLEIGKSIPIWVGKGKGKTVAEAFSSLYRTSQLRIFWGHVRAIVFTDNFIKNKHAQLQAYDALNRYREIRYNILVYVTKEAMPKVLTQRAILNLSPLETILDSPEESYKQQSELPPQYRFRVISEVNEPLRATLLPTLAITEESWIEDEKKKPMFLNNGAYIVQNKELKGWFSLDDLIGYKWLEERTKRFLINVPPNEPPHTAIILTNPRYRIKPFVANNAVRFNIDVYMKGNIEEMTHDTTIDKLEAQAAAVVRGQILHTYKTGVRKQTDIYGLLALLHRNEPDMYHKLNREGKIALKEDTLNKITVKIKIIHTGKYKARTR; via the coding sequence ATGATTCGGTTAGCCAAGCTATGTCTGGGTGTGACGCTTCTCTTCGCTCTAACCGGTTGTTGGGGCTCCAAAACGATACAAAGCATGGATTACGCAACGGCGATCGGCCTTGACTACAAGGACGGCTTGTTTCACTCGTACGTACAAGTGCTAAGCTTCTCCCAGGTTGCCAAGACCGAAACGTTGGAAATCGGGAAGAGCATCCCGATCTGGGTAGGAAAAGGGAAAGGGAAAACCGTAGCCGAAGCCTTCTCTTCCCTCTATCGAACCTCGCAGCTCCGTATATTTTGGGGGCATGTACGGGCGATTGTGTTCACCGACAATTTTATCAAAAATAAACATGCGCAGCTGCAGGCTTACGATGCGCTCAACCGGTACCGGGAGATCCGCTATAACATCCTCGTCTATGTGACGAAAGAAGCGATGCCCAAAGTATTGACGCAGCGGGCGATCTTGAACCTGTCTCCTCTCGAAACGATCCTGGATTCGCCTGAGGAGAGCTATAAACAGCAATCCGAGCTTCCGCCTCAATACCGATTTCGAGTCATCTCGGAGGTCAACGAACCGCTGCGCGCGACGTTGCTTCCTACACTCGCGATAACGGAAGAAAGCTGGATTGAGGATGAAAAGAAAAAACCGATGTTCCTTAATAACGGCGCCTATATTGTACAGAATAAGGAGTTAAAGGGCTGGTTTTCGCTGGATGACCTCATTGGCTATAAATGGCTGGAGGAACGGACGAAACGATTTCTGATTAATGTTCCGCCCAATGAACCCCCTCACACGGCGATCATTCTAACCAACCCCCGCTATCGCATCAAACCGTTTGTCGCGAACAATGCAGTCAGGTTTAATATTGATGTGTATATGAAGGGCAATATAGAAGAAATGACGCACGACACTACCATCGATAAGCTGGAAGCTCAAGCGGCAGCAGTCGTTCGCGGTCAAATTCTTCACACCTATAAGACAGGGGTCCGGAAGCAAACGGATATTTACGGATTATTGGCGCTGTTGCACCGCAATGAACCGGACATGTACCATAAATTGAATAGGGAGGGAAAAATCGCGCTCAAAGAGGATACCTTAAACAAGATAACCGTCAAGATAAAGATTATTCACACAGGCAAGTATAAGGCCAGAACGCGCTAG
- a CDS encoding spore germination protein, protein MSGINQNPQRSEKWTFEKLKKLFIHASDVTVRRLQLSEEASSEVVLLYGEGVTDSSMISRSVLPELERLYCSQGFSTLHERPVHGTLPLIPTQEEVSVNKLSEWIFQGDLLLVFPASDNAIFRLSICNRPERSPEESSTEITIKGPKDGFVEDILTNVGLVRKRIRSQSLCNETFVLGRRTRTKVALLYFQDILNPDIVKEVRKRLNGIDIDGLYSINQLQDMIVDSKYSLFPLLDFTGRPDKVVASLLAGRFVIIVDGNPLVLIGPGSFSLLMKSPEDLHFSYEYVSFARLIRLLSFVITVLMPGAWVALSSYHPDQLPFRLMATIATSRLGLPFSGQLELFILLILLEIFREAGLRLPSSIGQTLTVIGGLVIGDAAIRAGLISPSVVVVGALTAVSGVTLVNQSLSQSVGIIRLLLFFIASVLGMYGLLLGIVLLVGYMGSLRSFGLPYMSGMGPVFSWSGLFKSILRFPWRKMSQRPEGLSPIDPDRFKEE, encoded by the coding sequence ATGAGCGGTATAAATCAAAATCCCCAACGATCGGAGAAATGGACGTTCGAGAAGCTTAAGAAGCTGTTCATTCATGCTTCGGACGTCACGGTCAGACGACTTCAGCTGAGTGAGGAAGCCTCATCGGAGGTTGTCTTGCTTTACGGAGAAGGCGTGACGGACTCTTCCATGATCAGCAGATCCGTTCTTCCGGAGCTGGAGCGCTTGTACTGCTCGCAGGGCTTTTCCACGCTGCATGAACGACCCGTTCATGGCACACTGCCGCTAATTCCGACCCAAGAGGAAGTTTCTGTAAATAAGCTTTCGGAATGGATCTTTCAGGGAGATCTGCTTCTTGTGTTTCCGGCATCCGATAACGCTATATTCAGATTGAGCATCTGCAACCGGCCGGAACGTTCGCCCGAGGAATCCAGCACGGAGATTACGATCAAAGGCCCCAAAGATGGCTTCGTTGAGGATATTCTGACGAATGTGGGGCTCGTACGCAAACGGATCCGAAGCCAATCCTTATGCAACGAAACCTTCGTGCTGGGAAGACGAACGAGGACAAAGGTGGCCTTGTTATATTTCCAGGATATCCTCAATCCAGATATCGTTAAAGAGGTGCGCAAACGGTTAAACGGAATCGATATCGATGGTCTGTACAGCATTAACCAGCTCCAGGATATGATCGTCGACTCCAAATATTCCTTATTTCCGCTGCTCGATTTCACAGGGAGACCGGATAAGGTTGTAGCGAGCTTGCTAGCCGGACGTTTTGTCATTATCGTCGACGGCAACCCGCTGGTCTTGATCGGCCCGGGGAGCTTCTCGCTCTTGATGAAATCGCCCGAGGATTTGCATTTTAGTTACGAATATGTGTCGTTCGCCCGCTTAATTCGGTTGTTAAGCTTTGTAATCACGGTCCTGATGCCGGGCGCATGGGTGGCATTGTCATCCTATCATCCGGACCAGCTGCCCTTCCGATTAATGGCGACCATTGCCACATCCCGACTAGGCCTTCCGTTCTCCGGTCAGCTCGAGCTGTTTATCCTGCTCATCCTGCTGGAAATCTTCCGGGAAGCCGGCCTGCGCCTGCCCAGCTCGATCGGTCAGACCTTGACGGTCATCGGCGGCTTGGTCATCGGCGATGCGGCGATTCGGGCGGGCCTGATCTCGCCAAGCGTCGTTGTCGTCGGAGCCTTGACGGCCGTATCCGGCGTGACGCTCGTCAATCAGTCTTTGAGCCAATCCGTGGGCATTATCCGTTTGCTGCTCTTCTTCATCGCCTCTGTTCTCGGGATGTATGGCCTGCTCCTGGGTATTGTCCTGCTTGTCGGATATATGGGCAGTCTTCGTTCCTTTGGATTGCCTTATATGTCTGGTATGGGGCCTGTTTTCAGCTGGAGCGGCTTGTTTAAATCGATTCTCCGATTCCCATGGCGGAAGATGAGCCAGCGGCCTGAAGGGCTTAGCCCTATCGATCCGGACCGGTTTAAGGAGGAGTAG
- a CDS encoding GerAB/ArcD/ProY family transporter, whose product MMTGSKISFFQACLILMLAIGLTNHVILNPMLLDASGRDAWIAVLLAGVCYVPYCALLVVFMRKSDKQKLQPWLARRTTPFVSWILILPILIQVYSIGGTTIIHTETWTLTYYLPETPKYILVLTLALVCFYFARSGLSVISYSAGILLPFVIILGYFVSFSNTPNKDFTLLKPILEHGWQPAVHGMLYAGGGFVELIMLLTIQHRIKSKPKVWQIILLGAILVYITIGPVIGAITEFGYKEAAKQFESPYEQWRLVKLGNDLEHVDFLSVFQWMAGAVIRVSFAQYILAELLPFRSKRARDWFILGTTVSYIVISMYPIEQDAFYQWMLHYYFPLSLISAFSVSAVCIAISLLTKKPKEEPT is encoded by the coding sequence ATGATGACAGGTTCAAAAATCAGTTTTTTTCAAGCTTGCCTGATTTTGATGCTAGCGATCGGACTTACGAATCATGTTATTCTCAATCCCATGCTATTGGATGCCTCCGGCAGAGATGCATGGATCGCCGTTCTATTGGCTGGGGTATGCTATGTTCCCTATTGCGCGCTTCTCGTCGTCTTTATGAGGAAATCGGATAAGCAGAAGCTTCAGCCCTGGCTGGCACGCCGGACGACGCCGTTCGTATCCTGGATCCTGATCCTCCCTATACTCATTCAAGTATACTCCATCGGGGGTACGACGATCATTCATACGGAAACCTGGACCTTAACCTACTATCTGCCTGAAACGCCTAAATACATATTAGTCCTCACATTGGCATTGGTCTGCTTCTATTTTGCCAGATCAGGTCTTAGCGTAATATCTTATAGTGCCGGAATACTGCTTCCTTTTGTTATCATTCTCGGTTACTTTGTCTCTTTCTCCAATACGCCGAACAAGGATTTTACTTTGTTAAAACCTATACTGGAACATGGATGGCAGCCGGCCGTTCACGGCATGCTCTATGCGGGAGGGGGATTCGTCGAGCTCATCATGCTGCTTACGATCCAGCACCGGATAAAGTCAAAGCCCAAGGTGTGGCAGATTATATTATTAGGCGCCATTCTAGTCTACATCACAATCGGGCCTGTAATTGGAGCTATAACCGAATTCGGTTATAAAGAAGCCGCCAAGCAGTTTGAGTCCCCCTATGAGCAGTGGCGGCTCGTGAAATTGGGCAACGATCTTGAGCATGTCGATTTCTTGTCTGTCTTCCAATGGATGGCGGGCGCCGTGATCCGCGTCAGCTTCGCTCAGTATATTCTGGCGGAGCTTCTGCCCTTCCGATCAAAGAGGGCGCGTGATTGGTTCATCCTCGGCACGACTGTCAGTTACATTGTCATATCCATGTATCCCATCGAACAGGATGCATTCTACCAATGGATGCTTCATTATTATTTTCCGCTATCCCTGATATCGGCTTTCTCTGTATCCGCGGTTTGCATTGCCATCTCGCTACTAACCAAAAAACCGAAGGAGGAGCCTACATGA
- a CDS encoding GMC oxidoreductase translates to MRIFIAHDTDTLRTVARQCNVELESLISLNPYIDHPDSNIAGMSIKLPDLAAAADNRTNVPSCPPASLDFNEQWIPLTTLEEMERTDYDVLIVGSGAGGGAVLWRLAEQLGTTGTRIAVLERGGLLLPTHAQNIATMDIERVEKYFHTVSKSPPGYHSSQTFALGGRTLFWTVACPRMPVSEIAGWPVTLKEMDFYYNLAEKAMNVTQNFTKSASITQILLRRLQMNGFSDAIDEPQAMNLEPASQYGVINSNAFFSSIVFFAQALNRPFDLAVNARVVQVLTEKGRAVGVKVMSPDKKSYFIKAKNVVLAASTFGTPQILLNSEIEGRAIGHYLINHSRVMGTAILNRSEFPEVLGPLRILVPGNDRPYQIQILGPGPYYWVQYKVQPLQEKWEILLAASGKVEAKYDNKVSLDPVKRDAYGLPELQVDFSFSELDKAVIQIMGEGMQQAASAMNTPLISRDGQPPLCLVEPGLENHDMGTCRMGEDPFTSATNQYGQIHGIQGLYVADNSVIPTSGTANPTLTCVALAIRTADYIVQQLK, encoded by the coding sequence ATGAGAATCTTTATCGCTCACGATACGGATACTCTGCGAACGGTCGCTCGACAATGCAATGTCGAACTAGAGTCGTTGATTTCACTTAATCCGTATATCGATCATCCCGATTCGAATATTGCGGGCATGTCAATAAAGCTGCCCGACTTGGCAGCGGCAGCCGATAACAGAACGAACGTCCCCTCATGTCCGCCTGCCTCCCTTGATTTCAACGAGCAATGGATTCCTCTAACAACGCTCGAGGAGATGGAGCGGACGGATTACGATGTCCTCATCGTGGGTTCCGGGGCAGGAGGAGGCGCCGTCCTCTGGAGATTGGCCGAACAGTTAGGGACAACCGGCACAAGGATCGCTGTCCTTGAAAGAGGGGGACTGCTGCTGCCGACACATGCGCAGAACATCGCAACGATGGATATAGAACGTGTAGAGAAATATTTTCACACCGTCTCTAAATCGCCACCCGGTTATCATTCTTCCCAGACTTTTGCCCTTGGGGGCAGAACCTTGTTCTGGACAGTGGCCTGCCCTCGAATGCCTGTTTCCGAAATTGCAGGATGGCCTGTCACCCTTAAAGAAATGGATTTCTACTACAACCTGGCGGAGAAGGCCATGAACGTCACACAGAACTTTACGAAAAGCGCCTCCATTACGCAGATTCTTCTGCGTCGGCTTCAGATGAACGGTTTTTCCGATGCCATAGATGAACCTCAAGCCATGAACCTGGAACCGGCGTCGCAATATGGCGTGATCAACTCCAACGCATTCTTCAGCTCCATTGTTTTCTTCGCTCAAGCCTTGAATCGCCCTTTCGATTTAGCCGTTAACGCGCGCGTCGTTCAGGTTCTCACGGAGAAAGGAAGAGCCGTGGGCGTCAAGGTGATGTCTCCTGACAAGAAATCCTATTTTATTAAAGCAAAGAACGTTGTGCTGGCGGCAAGCACGTTTGGAACGCCGCAAATCTTGCTTAATTCAGAGATAGAAGGAAGGGCGATCGGCCATTATCTAATCAATCATTCCAGAGTCATGGGAACGGCCATCTTGAACCGCAGCGAGTTCCCGGAAGTGTTGGGGCCGCTTCGTATATTGGTCCCGGGCAACGATCGTCCTTATCAAATACAGATTTTGGGTCCGGGGCCATACTACTGGGTTCAATATAAAGTGCAACCGTTGCAAGAGAAGTGGGAGATCCTTCTTGCCGCTTCCGGCAAAGTCGAAGCGAAATATGATAACAAAGTTAGCCTTGACCCTGTCAAGCGGGATGCGTATGGATTGCCGGAGCTGCAAGTCGATTTTTCCTTCAGCGAGCTTGACAAAGCCGTCATTCAAATTATGGGAGAAGGGATGCAGCAGGCCGCCTCGGCGATGAACACCCCTTTGATTTCAAGAGACGGCCAGCCTCCCCTCTGCTTGGTCGAACCAGGTTTGGAGAATCATGATATGGGAACCTGCCGCATGGGTGAGGACCCCTTTACTTCGGCAACCAATCAATACGGTCAAATTCATGGCATACAAGGACTCTATGTCGCCGACAATAGCGTCATTCCCACCAGCGGTACCGCGAATCCTACCCTTACCTGTGTCGCACTGGCCATTCGCACGGCAGATTATATTGTCCAGCAGCTGAAATAA
- a CDS encoding sugar phosphate isomerase/epimerase family protein, protein MKLGVFISSVFSELSFEQMLDFVQSVGMEALELGTGNYAGNAFVKLDELLADEYKRKAFLHAIESRGLFIAAFSVQGNPLHPDRTIAKEHHETFIKTIQLANKMGVPIVNNFSGQPGTPYPGIFPNFVTVSWPPEYPQLNEWQWNHVVIPYWKEAGRYAALHQVKIGIELHPGFAVHSPATLLRLRHAVGDVIGASFDASHLWTQGINPVEAVKILGYAGALYFVSTKDMEFNEFNMNMYGINDIQPSDSIRTRAWIYRTVGYGHDIKIWADLISALQMTGYSYVFSIEQNDPLMDMLEGVTKAANLMKEWLIRVPYRPKRP, encoded by the coding sequence ATGAAACTCGGTGTGTTTATCAGTTCCGTGTTTAGCGAGCTGTCCTTTGAGCAGATGCTTGATTTCGTCCAGTCCGTCGGAATGGAAGCTCTGGAGCTTGGAACCGGCAATTATGCCGGCAATGCTTTTGTCAAGCTGGATGAGCTTCTTGCAGACGAATATAAGCGGAAAGCTTTCCTTCATGCCATTGAATCGCGAGGACTTTTTATAGCTGCTTTCAGTGTGCAAGGAAACCCTTTGCATCCTGACAGGACCATTGCCAAAGAACATCACGAGACGTTCATCAAAACCATTCAATTGGCAAACAAAATGGGAGTGCCGATCGTCAATAACTTCTCCGGTCAGCCGGGAACGCCATATCCCGGAATATTTCCGAACTTTGTCACCGTGTCCTGGCCGCCGGAATATCCTCAACTCAATGAATGGCAATGGAATCATGTCGTGATCCCTTATTGGAAAGAAGCAGGAAGGTATGCTGCCCTTCATCAGGTGAAAATCGGAATCGAACTTCATCCCGGCTTTGCGGTCCACTCCCCCGCAACGCTGCTGAGACTGCGCCATGCGGTCGGCGATGTGATCGGTGCAAGTTTCGATGCCAGCCATCTGTGGACACAGGGTATCAACCCCGTTGAAGCAGTGAAAATTCTTGGCTATGCAGGGGCGCTTTATTTTGTATCGACCAAGGATATGGAGTTTAACGAATTCAACATGAATATGTACGGAATTAACGATATTCAACCGTCGGATTCGATTCGAACTCGCGCATGGATCTATCGGACGGTAGGCTACGGACATGATATCAAAATTTGGGCCGATTTGATCAGCGCATTGCAAATGACAGGCTACAGCTACGTATTCAGTATCGAGCAGAATGATCCGCTGATGGATATGCTCGAAGGCGTTACGAAGGCGGCTAACCTAATGAAGGAGTGGTTGATTCGAGTTCCATACCGGCCAAAGAGGCCGTGA
- a CDS encoding GerAB/ArcD/ProY family transporter gives MKKTETVSSGQMAALFLSFMAGSAIVNIPAPLTGAAKNGAWLSVLIANGLAMLLLSCVLYLNRRYPGLTFVDYTRQAIGKWLSVFIFIPLLILVLVDLSYIVIDIGGFFKSTLMRSTPVYMTHSLIFLTSALTARAGIEVMARMFVLLLFVMIASVLLVLSLVLPYYQVDYLVPLLSGGYKSVIHGAYIVFGFPYAELVLFSMLLPLVSKENGRSLNKFMFAALLTVGFLLFVSIICSVMALGPRAGELKYSLFQLARLINVQEFIERIESVIGMTLIVGSYMKTTIMLFILNKMLSHVLAVKDAKSFVFPITLAALLLSLTMYKNEAEFVEAVLVVWPLFIFVVAVLPLLLVTAVTMFKKKAN, from the coding sequence ATGAAGAAAACGGAGACGGTCAGTTCAGGACAAATGGCGGCGCTGTTTCTCTCTTTTATGGCAGGTTCGGCCATCGTGAATATACCTGCCCCTTTGACGGGGGCCGCGAAGAACGGGGCCTGGTTGTCGGTCCTGATCGCAAACGGGCTCGCGATGCTTCTTCTGTCTTGCGTTCTCTATTTAAACAGACGTTATCCCGGATTGACTTTTGTTGATTACACCCGCCAAGCGATTGGAAAGTGGTTATCCGTTTTCATTTTCATTCCGTTGTTGATTCTTGTTTTAGTCGACCTTTCCTATATCGTCATCGATATCGGAGGTTTTTTTAAAAGCACGTTGATGAGGAGCACTCCCGTATATATGACGCATTCCCTCATTTTTTTGACTTCTGCCCTGACGGCAAGGGCGGGAATTGAAGTGATGGCCAGAATGTTCGTTTTGCTGCTCTTCGTTATGATCGCCTCCGTATTGCTGGTGTTATCGCTTGTGCTGCCTTATTATCAAGTGGACTATCTGGTTCCCTTGCTGTCGGGCGGGTACAAATCGGTTATCCATGGCGCGTATATCGTTTTTGGATTCCCATACGCCGAGCTTGTTCTGTTTTCCATGCTTCTTCCGCTTGTTTCCAAGGAAAACGGCCGCTCGTTGAATAAATTCATGTTTGCCGCTCTTCTGACAGTCGGTTTCCTTTTATTCGTCTCGATCATATGTTCGGTTATGGCTTTGGGCCCCCGCGCCGGAGAGCTGAAATATTCCCTCTTTCAGCTTGCTCGTCTAATTAATGTGCAAGAGTTCATCGAGCGGATCGAATCCGTGATCGGCATGACTTTGATCGTCGGCTCTTATATGAAAACGACCATCATGCTGTTTATTCTTAACAAGATGTTGTCGCATGTATTGGCCGTCAAGGATGCGAAGAGCTTTGTTTTTCCGATAACGCTGGCCGCTCTGCTCCTCTCGCTTACGATGTATAAGAATGAAGCGGAGTTTGTCGAAGCCGTCCTTGTGGTCTGGCCGTTATTCATCTTCGTCGTCGCCGTCCTTCCATTGCTCCTGGTCACAGCGGTTACAATGTTCAAGAAGAAGGCGAACTAG